The segment GGCAGCCGGCTTGCCATCCACCTGGGCGGCAGGCGTGGCCTGGGCCGGCGGCTTGGGGCCGTAGTCCTGCTCCCACTGCGTCCACAGCACGTAGGCCACGAACATGAGCGCGAAGAAGAGAAGCGTGCGCGTTTGATTCATTAGCTTAAGCCAGATCCGTTAGGCACCGCGGCCGATATAAGGACGGTAAGGCGGGCAGGAAAGAGGTCAACGCGCGATTGTGCCGTCGGCACCCTCGGGCTTCAACGGCTTGATGCGTCGGAGGAGGGTATCCAGCTCCGCCAGGAGGGCGGCACCGGTGGCCTCGACCGCGCAATCGCGGGCCATGACGAGGATATCGACGGATGGCAGGTCGGGGCGCGCGCGACGAAATACCTCACGCGCCAGGCGCTTGATG is part of the Luteibacter pinisoli genome and harbors:
- the rnpA gene encoding ribonuclease P protein component: MRAAALPRDARLRRAADFAALRNVSGRLGGRCFLVRFGNNSADTARLGLAISKRCSKRAVDRNRIKRLAREVFRRARPDLPSVDILVMARDCAVEATGAALLAELDTLLRRIKPLKPEGADGTIAR